A region from the Pontixanthobacter aestiaquae genome encodes:
- a CDS encoding UDP-N-acetylmuramoyl-L-alanyl-D-glutamate--2,6-diaminopimelate ligase: MDLAALISAAGLEVAGAENVSVTGFAIDNRKVAPGTVFGAFQGARVNGEDFIPAAISAGAAAIVAKPTAKIEGAIHIAADEPRQAFARLAAQFFKPAPEVIVAVTGTNGKTSTVEMTRQIWRMAGERAASIGTLGVTTPDESVSTGLTTPDIVTFHSNMSGLAREGVTHVAYEASSHGLSQYRNEGLSVSAAGFTNFSRDHLDYHKDMEDYFAAKMRLFDEVVNDDATVVVWTGNSEWTGRALEHARKRNLRVFTVGEQGETIRLLTHTSTQLGQTLEIEYDGQTRTINLPLIGAYQSANALVAAGLALATGGSASSVFDAVARLQPVRGRLERAVITQAGAPVYIDYAHTPDALESAIEALRPHVKGRLIAVFGAGGDRDQGKRAEMGRVAAENADLAIVTDDNPRGENAAAIRSEVMAGGAGMREIGDRREAIAAAIAEAGRDDIVLIAGKGHEQGQIIGSGENMRVLPFDDVTVARECAAPQNLGQGAGT, translated from the coding sequence ATGGATCTTGCAGCGCTTATATCGGCAGCGGGACTTGAAGTGGCTGGCGCTGAGAATGTCTCCGTCACTGGCTTTGCGATCGACAATCGCAAGGTCGCCCCCGGAACAGTCTTCGGCGCATTTCAAGGTGCGCGCGTGAACGGTGAAGATTTTATCCCGGCAGCCATCTCTGCCGGTGCTGCCGCAATTGTCGCAAAGCCAACTGCCAAGATTGAAGGCGCGATCCATATCGCCGCCGACGAACCGCGTCAGGCATTTGCCCGGCTCGCTGCGCAGTTTTTCAAACCGGCGCCTGAAGTCATCGTCGCAGTTACTGGCACCAATGGCAAAACCTCCACCGTCGAAATGACTCGCCAAATTTGGCGTATGGCAGGCGAGCGGGCCGCATCTATCGGAACGCTCGGTGTGACTACACCAGACGAGAGTGTGTCTACCGGATTGACCACTCCTGATATCGTCACGTTCCATTCGAATATGAGCGGATTGGCGCGCGAAGGCGTGACACATGTTGCCTACGAGGCATCGAGCCACGGACTCTCGCAATACCGTAATGAGGGTCTGTCGGTTTCCGCCGCAGGCTTCACCAATTTCAGCCGCGATCACCTCGATTATCATAAGGACATGGAGGACTACTTTGCGGCCAAAATGCGGCTGTTTGACGAAGTCGTGAATGATGATGCCACTGTTGTAGTCTGGACCGGAAATAGCGAGTGGACGGGCCGGGCGCTGGAGCATGCGCGGAAACGGAACCTGCGCGTGTTCACCGTGGGTGAGCAAGGCGAGACTATTCGCCTTCTCACTCATACGTCAACACAATTGGGGCAAACGCTTGAGATTGAATATGATGGTCAGACGCGAACCATCAATCTTCCACTGATCGGGGCCTATCAATCCGCGAACGCACTGGTAGCCGCTGGCCTTGCGCTGGCAACCGGTGGAAGCGCGAGCTCGGTGTTTGATGCAGTCGCGCGTTTGCAGCCCGTTCGCGGACGTTTGGAGCGCGCGGTGATTACGCAGGCAGGCGCCCCAGTCTATATCGACTACGCCCATACGCCTGACGCACTTGAATCCGCCATCGAGGCGCTTCGTCCGCACGTGAAAGGCCGCCTTATCGCAGTGTTCGGCGCGGGCGGTGATCGGGATCAAGGCAAGCGCGCAGAAATGGGGCGTGTAGCCGCCGAGAACGCCGATCTCGCGATTGTGACCGACGACAACCCGCGCGGTGAAAATGCCGCTGCGATCCGCAGTGAAGTGATGGCTGGCGGCGCAGGCATGCGCGAAATCGGCGACCGCCGCGAAGCAATTGCTGCTGCGATTGCCGAGGCAGGCCGCGACGACATCGTGTTGATCGCGGGTAAGGGGCATGAACAAGGCCAGATTATCGGTTCAGGAGAGAACATGCGGGTATTGCCGTTTGATGACGTGACTGTCGCGCGAGAATGCGCAGCGCCGCAAAATCTGGGTCAAGGAGCAGGAACATGA
- a CDS encoding UDP-N-acetylmuramoyl-tripeptide--D-alanyl-D-alanine ligase, which yields MNALKALRSWPVHKRDSLPLALWSAAEIADAIGGTASGEFQVSGVEIDSRDVRSGDLFFALKGEAMDGHLFLDKAFANGATAAVVDRPVDHPHILVADTNSALEALAAASRDRSTAIRIGVTGSVGKTGVKEAIFNALDRASRGATHRSVRSYNNHVGVPLSLARMPVRSHYGVFEMGMNHAGEISGLTAQVKPHVAVITTIAPAHIENLGSIEAIAAAKAEIFEAVMPGGTAVIPADIPQFEQLRDAAKAQGVKIVSFGASERADVRLLDAIPVANGGSLITADMGEERVCFSVAEPGEHWISNALCVMATVRAARGDLGAAGLALAEMGGLKGRGARLDIAAISGKALMIDESYNANPASMRATLRQLGQTPATRRVAVLGSMKELGDFAPRFHAQLAEPLAEANVDFAVLVGEEMTALVQDLGKGAGGALAGGLSFAHCDGPAEAISALEEFGITTGDAILVKGSNSVGLGRLVAHFAARN from the coding sequence ATGAATGCCTTGAAGGCTCTTCGTTCCTGGCCGGTGCATAAGCGTGACTCGTTGCCATTGGCGTTATGGAGCGCGGCCGAAATTGCAGATGCTATTGGTGGGACGGCCAGCGGAGAATTCCAGGTATCTGGTGTCGAAATAGACTCGCGCGATGTCCGCTCGGGTGATCTGTTCTTTGCGCTCAAGGGCGAGGCGATGGACGGGCACCTGTTCCTTGACAAAGCCTTTGCCAATGGCGCGACTGCTGCGGTCGTCGACCGTCCCGTAGACCACCCGCATATTCTGGTGGCGGATACCAACTCTGCGCTTGAAGCATTGGCCGCAGCATCGCGTGATCGTTCGACTGCAATTCGCATTGGTGTAACCGGCTCGGTTGGCAAAACGGGCGTGAAGGAAGCGATTTTCAATGCGCTCGACCGCGCCAGTCGCGGCGCCACGCATCGCTCGGTCCGCAGCTATAACAACCATGTCGGCGTCCCGCTAAGCTTGGCGAGGATGCCGGTTCGCAGCCACTATGGCGTGTTCGAAATGGGAATGAACCATGCGGGAGAGATTTCCGGTCTAACCGCTCAAGTGAAACCGCATGTTGCGGTTATCACCACCATTGCACCTGCGCATATCGAGAACTTGGGTAGTATCGAGGCAATCGCGGCGGCGAAGGCAGAGATTTTCGAGGCTGTAATGCCCGGCGGTACGGCGGTTATACCCGCCGATATTCCGCAATTCGAACAGTTGCGCGATGCCGCCAAGGCGCAAGGCGTCAAAATTGTTTCCTTCGGCGCGAGCGAGCGGGCTGACGTGCGATTGTTAGACGCAATTCCTGTCGCCAATGGCGGTTCACTCATCACTGCCGATATGGGCGAGGAACGCGTGTGCTTCTCGGTCGCAGAACCGGGTGAGCACTGGATCAGCAACGCGCTGTGCGTCATGGCTACGGTGCGCGCCGCGCGCGGTGATTTGGGAGCTGCGGGTCTGGCACTCGCCGAAATGGGCGGTTTGAAGGGACGCGGTGCGCGCCTCGATATCGCTGCGATCAGCGGAAAAGCGCTGATGATAGACGAAAGTTACAACGCCAATCCCGCGTCGATGCGCGCGACTTTGCGGCAGCTCGGGCAAACACCCGCCACGCGCCGCGTTGCAGTCCTCGGTTCGATGAAAGAGCTGGGCGACTTCGCGCCGCGTTTCCACGCGCAGTTGGCAGAGCCTTTGGCCGAAGCCAACGTCGATTTCGCTGTGCTGGTTGGGGAAGAGATGACAGCCCTTGTTCAGGACTTGGGGAAAGGCGCTGGCGGGGCGCTTGCGGGCGGACTCAGCTTCGCGCATTGCGATGGTCCTGCAGAGGCAATTTCCGCCTTGGAAGAGTTCGGCATCACAACCGGTGACGCCATTCTTGTCAAA